TCTtctgtgactcttaattggcataagagggtatagaaaatgaatgaaaactctATTTCAGATTTTAATAGTGTCTATAACTTTATGAATTACAGGTAAATAAGTAATAAATGTATGCACAGAGCATATAGAATATTTCATACAATGGAAAAGAGCTTAAAGTTGGTGCTTATGGTTGTTTTATTTGATGTTTGTTTACATGGTTCTtgcttctttttttaatgttctgtAGCTCAGCAATTGCAACAAGCCACCAACCAATGGAGGAAATCAAGAACAGAGAGCCCATTGAATACTTCTCCAAGTATTTTGATCGGGATACCTGGGTAGAAATTGCCTGGTACACAAATACACTGTCGAACATGGTTAACCCTGTCACAGCCAGAGAGGTTGGACAATTTGTTGGGATCCACATTGCAATGGGAACTTTGAAGGTTTGTGTTCTTCTGTGACTGATTGTTTTTAAGGTTTTTCTATATTGAAGAGATGAAGGTCATTTCTCTGCTCTCTTTTCAGTTTCCCAGCCCAAAACTGTACTGGGAGGACCTGACTAAGGTACCATTGATTGCTGAAGCCATGCCGATGTCAAGGTTCATTCAGCTGTCCCATGCATTGAAGCTAGCCTCTCCTGTAAATGAACCAGCCAACAGTAAAGCTGCAGGAGAAATGCACAACTTTGAAAATGTAGAAGTAGTTCCAGCTCACATTGCAGTGAACAACAAAAGCAAGCACAGTGAGAGTTCTCAGTTTGGTGATAGTCAACAGCAAAGAGACAAGGCAGACAGCCTGAACAGTTCAAGAATATCAACTGATCCACTGTGGAAGGTTCAGCCTGTGCTGTGCCGTTTCCATGCTGGTTGCCAGTCACTGAGGAAAGAAGGTGACTATGCGGTAGATCAGTATACCCTTCCTTTGACTGGGAAGGCACATAGTCACAAGAACTCTCTCTATTGTACCACCTTGATTGGCTTTGGCGGTTTACTCTTGCATGTGGATCTTAAATTGGATCTCTCAGAAAAAGATGCTGTTGAAAAAATGGTTCCCAAAGGTAGCACAGTGTTTTTGTGCAAGCAGGAACTGTCTACTCCTGCCATGTTAGAACGCCTGTTAGTTGCCGGGGTTCATGGTGCAGGCCGGGTGGGAGGAGCAAGAGGACAGATTGGGGATGAGTTTGTAAGTTCAGATGGAAGATTGATGTTACGCAGGTCACACTGCGGCTTTATACTGTCCACCGCAGGAAACGGACAGAGAAACATGGTCTCACTTATTGACAGTTTTGAAAAAGCCCAAATGTCTGTTCGCCTCAACAGAGATCTGCAAAATCTTTACTGTATTCCCCTCACCACATCAGCACCAGCATGCTGGCCTCAAGCTGTGCTCTGGTACTTGACTGATTTGGCTTTGGTCAACTCCTGGCTTTTGTACAGGCAGGATCATGGGGCATCTGCACCTCTAACACTCATGGCCTTCAGACTGGAAGTGTCTAAGGCTTTGATCCTGTCCAGTGGCACAGATACCCAGGATTCAgttccccctcagccccccacagagaaacctcaagcagcgaATGAAATCCCCAGTCCCAGTTTACTACAGGAAAATCCTCTTCCAGACGAGACCATAAGGTACGATGGTTCTGGACACTGGCCAGAGCAGCTCAGCGAAGGCGAAGGTGGCAGGTGTCGCTTTGGAGACTGCCAGAGAACATCTCGAGTACTGTGCCTTAAGTGCTGTGTATTTTTATGCATCTCACGCAACCACAACTGTTTCATCAATTTCCATCACCAAGGTAGTTTGTGAAATGAATAGTGTTGTTGAGTGTTTTCTTAGTGAAACGAATCCTGTCTTATAATTTAGATGAGGAAAAGCTTTTGGTGACATGTAAACCAAACTTATCAAACATAGTATGTCATTGGTCCTTCCACTTTTTTCTCCCTAATGGCTTTCATTAGCAACATTGTACTTTTATGTAGAATAAATgtgctgcagttaaaaaaaagataTGTAGATATATCAAATGTTAGATGTAGTTTGTTGAACTGTCAGGTGTCAAATTAAATAACCTTCTGAAGGAGATGccagcccttaccaaaaagtagtatatgcaagtatgtttcaagtatacttcgttTACTTTTTacatacttatcagtactattttttgtaagggagaagtaattttaataatttatgtaTTCAAAAAATAAGTAGAAAATATGCTTTGTGCATTGAAGTTTCCGTAATGTATTCTGCCATGTATATTGACCTCTTATTTTACATTCCATGCATTGACAAGCTTCTTTATAGCTCtttgaatatttatttatttgagaaaaaagtgcttcaGAAATATATGCACAgttgatttgtaaatgtttgtgtatgactttttttttttttattcaaatgaTCATGCATAGTTTAACCCTTGTCGTTGGTGTGATAGAGAAGATGCAAAGGAGAAGGGTGAAatggagatggatgatctgctgtggcgacccctagcgGGAGCAAGTCAGATATAGTGATTGTGGAAAAATGCCAAATTGATAGTTGACGTTTCCTTCGTCTTATGTAATTTACTGGTAAATAGTGGATGCATAAATGTAAGCATCCAAACATAGGTGTAAAATTCAGTATTGCAAATGCTAAGGGTTTTTTGTTGCTAATCCATCTGTAATGAAAAGTTTAAGTTCAAGATTTCAACTAATcacctttttctgtgtttaaaAGAAGAGTAGCTCCTTCTTGTTACATTCTGCCTTTGGACAACAGTTGTGGCACCATCTCATAGAAATAGTGGTCCAAATATGCACTTCTGTGATGTATAGCCATATCTAAAACAAACTATTTCCATCCAGAATTGATGTAACCGGTTTGTTTCTGCATGCACATGCGACTTGAGATTTTTCACATGAAACTCCAACAGTAGTTAACTGGAAAAAGTACATAAAAATGGGTTTTTGTATGATCCCTTTTTAGCTTTTTAAATTTACCTTTGGCTCAAGTTATCCACCTAAACTCAAACTGCAACAACCATCATGAATGTACAGGTttttaaaaagacaaaagaaTGCCAAATTATGTATTTTCAACCAGCAGTGCTTTAGAGTGGCTTAATTTGTATGTTGCAGATTATCATAATAAATGGTAATACTAAAATATAAAATTCAGCATAAGCGAAAGATGTCAAATCTGTTTTCATTAGATTTTCAAATTCTGTTTTGGAAAGCTGTGGCGGTGAGTCGGATGGACATTTAACTGTGCCGCACATGGTCATGCGTGCGAGAGAACTGTGTTCGGACATGAATGTGAAGGTGAAAGTAACtcaaatttgatggaataataagTCAAGCACAAGTGATTTAtttagcaaaaacaaacaaaaaaggtaaCTTAAGTCACGGGTAAAAATTTTAGCCCAGTGCTAGTGCATGTAAAAATTGAGTGGTTATTTTGAGGAGCTACTAAATGATGCATCTCTGGTTGGTATGAACTATGAAACTTGTGACCTTGAAAGGGCTTACTCGAGGTATTAAACACTTTAGCGGTAATACAGTTTAAAACACGGCGAAAGGgttgtgtggatgaagttttattTTTGGACAAATCTTATGTCAGCTCATACAGAGCCAAATATATAATACAGCATCAGTCAATTTGTTGTCAAATATGTCAGGTAGGGGTGTTACGATCTGTTGCGAAACCTTTTCGTTTTGGCGTTGCTGTTGAAACGGAAACACGCCAAATGAACAAAAACATCGTAAAACCTCAGATTCGCGAATCGAGCTAAAGCTCAGCGGCGCCATTTTAGCTGTTTAATGGCAGAGGGAAGAGCCGATCTATCTGCTGTGTTTCTAGGACCAGTCCCAAACCGCCTCCAAAAAGCGGCTACCAAGGTAAATTGTGCAGCGCATACTCTTTGTTGTACGACGTtttaaatacatacatatattcatCAATATCAGCACATATATTAACGATCTATAGTAGGATGCGCCGGACAACGAGTTAAAACTGGTGAAAAAGCAGAAAAAAGTCGAATCCGTTTGAATGACAGCCAATGTTTTCCGCGCTAAGCTAACTGTTAGCTCCGTGGCTAGCTAAGCTAGCACGATTAAGCCCACTTTAACGTGAATCCCAGAGGTTAACTTCTTTTACGTGAACTCATGGCGGCAAAAGCTGCTGCGTTGTTGCCACACATTTCCATTAAAAGTCAACACCCTGTAAATCATTTTAATCTTAATA
The Thalassophryne amazonica chromosome 7, fThaAma1.1, whole genome shotgun sequence genome window above contains:
- the LOC117514593 gene encoding uncharacterized protein LOC117514593 is translated as MTKSEGRRLDGGEREDNRESDQSPGIIFEKFLTYQQKMTANKERSLAAAVHSQRHDLENIADSEVEFLRSQDIKIEENISDQSLTMANSHNKRSANRQVQHHHDIRSVLVKQESSLVNDIQATEGSRHIRWNVEQVETENASNPIVDSEETTQESTVTSDYNSNQCIFYPVKEEEREHLLGTSHNNCGSSATGTSSDGHTEHQSDSQPSDEGSLTTQDYQDTGARGLLPGPGVNDFADVQGEAETECQQTPELRDFLLQSSHEEVVGTFEMADLHIESEAEIMTFLSKNQISNLQQTDQLLQSSAIATSHQPMEEIKNREPIEYFSKYFDRDTWVEIAWYTNTLSNMVNPVTAREVGQFVGIHIAMGTLKFPSPKLYWEDLTKVPLIAEAMPMSRFIQLSHALKLASPVNEPANSKAAGEMHNFENVEVVPAHIAVNNKSKHSESSQFGDSQQQRDKADSLNSSRISTDPLWKVQPVLCRFHAGCQSLRKEGDYAVDQYTLPLTGKAHSHKNSLYCTTLIGFGGLLLHVDLKLDLSEKDAVEKMVPKGSTVFLCKQELSTPAMLERLLVAGVHGAGRVGGARGQIGDEFVSSDGRLMLRRSHCGFILSTAGNGQRNMVSLIDSFEKAQMSVRLNRDLQNLYCIPLTTSAPACWPQAVLWYLTDLALVNSWLLYRQDHGASAPLTLMAFRLEVSKALILSSGTDTQDSVPPQPPTEKPQAANEIPSPSLLQENPLPDETIRYDGSGHWPEQLSEGEGGRCRFGDCQRTSRVLCLKCCVFLCISRNHNCFINFHHQGSL